The nucleotide window GTGACGAAGGCGGCCGGGGTGGCGGCGGCGTCGGCGGCCCGTTCCGCCAGGGTCTCCAGGCGGACCACCTCGCGGGCCCGGGCGTCGCCGGCCGCGGCCAGCTCGTCCGGGGTCGTCAGGTCGCCGGGGATGCCGGTGTCCACCAGGTAGGTGCCGATCCCGGTGGAACGCAGCAGCCGCCGGGTGACCTCGTAGGCGCCCAGTTCGCGGCGGCGGGCCAGGTAGTGGGCGGGCGGGCAGTGCGCCTCCAGCCCGAGCAGCGGCGGGCACCAGCGGCGTACCGCGAAGCCGGTCTGGGTGTCGAAGTAGGTGGTGCCGGCGGCGGCCGGGGCGGCGGCCTCGGTCAGCAGCAGCTCGAACGAGGCGAGTCCGAGGTCGCCGCGGACCACGCCGTGGCAGTGGTGGTCGACCAGGGGCGGCAGCGCGTCCATCAGTAGCGCCACCGGACGGCCGCGGCGATCTTCTCCGGGCTGTGCCCCTCGAACTGCGCGGCCTCCGCCCGCCGTACCGCCAGCACCGCGCCGAGCAGCACCTCCCCCAGCGCCTCGGCGAGCACCGGGTGGGCCGCCAGCCGGTCGGCGGCCTCGGTCAGGGTGCCGGGCAGCCGGACCGCTCCGGGGTGGTGGACGGGGTCGCCGGCGACCGGTTCCGGCAGGGTGAGCCCGGCCGCCACCCCGGCCAGCCCGGCGGCGATCACGGCACCGGTGACCAGGTACGGGTTGGCGGCGGCGTCGAAGCACTTGACCTCGGCGTTGGCGCTGCCGGGCTCGTCGGGCGGGCCGGCCACGAAGCGCAGCGCGGCCTCCCGGTTCTCCAGCCCCCAGCACTGGAAGGCGCCGGCCCAGTGCGAGGGGATCAGCCGCGCCCCGCTGACCGGTGAGGGGGCGCCGACGGCCAGCAGCGCCGGCAGCGCGTCCACCACCCCGGCCAGGAACGCCTCCCCGGTCGGGGTCATCCCGTACCGGCCGGTTCCGTCGCGCAGCAGGTCGGTGCCGTCGGCGGTGGCGCGCAGCCCGACGTGCAGATGGCAGCCGTTGCCGACCTGGCCGGCCACCACCACCGGGGCGAAGCTGGCGCGCAGGCCGTGCCGGACGGTGACCGCCCGTACCGTCTCGCGGACCAGCACCAGGTCGTCGGCGGCGGCCACCGGGTCGGCGGGGGCGGTGGAGACCTCGAACTGGCCGGGGGTGTACTCGGGGTGGATCTGGAGCACCTCGACGTGCTCGGCGGCGAGCGCGGTGAAGACCTCGCGCAGGTAGCCGGAGTGATGCACCACCCTGGTCATGCCGTAGGCGGGGCCGTGGCCGGCCGGGACCACCGGGTCGTCGGGGCCGGGTTCGGCGGCGAGCCATTCGGTCTCGAAGCCCATGGTGACCGCGATGCCCTCGGCGGCGGCGCGGTCGGCCATCCGGCGGGCGAAGCCGCGCTGGCAGGCGGGGTGGACGGCGCCGCGCTGGTCGTACCGGTCCACCGGGGCCCAGGCCCAGCCGGGCTGGGCGGCGAGCACGGTCAGCCGCCGCAGGTCGGGCAGGAGCCGCAGGTCGCCGTCGGGTCCGCCGAGGTGCGGGGAGGGGGCGACGGCGTCGTCGGAGGTGTAGACGTCGAAGATCGGCGACATGCCGACGCCGTGCCGGGCGACGTGCGGCAGCCGGCTCGCCGGGATCCCCTTGACCCGGGTGATCCCGGCGTTGTCGACCCAGGTCAGCGCGACCGCGTCGACCCCTTCGGCGGCGAGCCGCGCCGCCTGCTCGTGGGCGTGCTGCCGTGCCCGCTCCCGTGCGCCACCGGTGTCCATCGCCTCTGCCCTCCGCCACTCGCCGACGCCTCCGGTGATCCGGCCGCGTCCATGGTGCTAACGGCGCGGGGCCCGGTCGGGTGTCGTCCCGCCCGGCGGGTGGCCGGGCGCCCACCGGACGGCACCGGTGGCGAGCCTATCGATCAGCCCTGTCCGCCGAGCTGGATACCGGCCATCCGCTTCCACTCGTACGGGCCGGTGCTCACCTTGGCGGCGAAGTCGCCGTCGAAGGAGTCGTGGACGGTGATCCCGGCGTGCTCGACGGCCTTGCGCGCCACCTCGTAGGAGGGGGCCACCAGGTCGCCCCAGCGGCCGTCGGCGCCGACCAGCACGATCCGGGTGCCGATCGCGCCGATGTGGGCGTAGTGGCCCTCGGCGCCGCCGTGGCCGTGCGCGAAGGCCGTGATCTGCCGGGCGAGCCGGTGGGCGCGCCGCTCGGCCCGCTGGTCGGGCGCGGTGGACTGGTCAACGGTGGTCTCTGCCATGACCAGGATGCTACTCGCCGGTAATCGTGCGAGGAAGAGCGGTCCGCGGCCGGCAACGCCAAGGGCCGGCCCGGAGGGTTCCGGACCGGCCCAGGTGGCTTCGTCGTCCGCGGCTCAGCGGACGAACGGGTCCACGGCCACCGCGACGAACAGCAGCGTCGCGTAGGTGATCGACCAGTGGAAGAGACGCATCTCCTTCAGGCCGGCCCCGGTCACCCCGGCCTTGGCGCGGCCGTAGAGGGCGTGCGCCTCCTTCAGCCAGAAGGCGCCCAGCACCGTGGCGACCACCGGGTAGAACCAGCCGGTGGCGCCCACCGGCCACCACAGCGCCAGCGAGACGGCGACCATCGCCCAGCTGTAGAGGACGATCTGCTTGCCGACCACCACGTTGCCCGCGACGACCGGCAGCATGGGCACGCCCACCCGCTCGTAGTCGTCCTTGACCTTCATCGACAGCGGCCAGTAGTGCGGCGGCGTCCAGAAGAACAGCACCAGGAAGAGGACGAAGGGCGCCCAGGCCAGTTCGTTGCGGACGGCGGACCAGCCGATGAACACCTGGAGACAGCCGGCCACACCGCCCCACACGATGTTCTGCGCGGTGCGACGCTTCAGCCAGAGGGTGTAGACGAAGACGTAGTAGAGGATGGCCGCGGCCGAGAGCGCGGCCGACAGCCAGTTGACCAGGAAGCCGAACATCAAGGTGGAGACCACCGACAGGGTGATCCCGAAGACCAGGCACTCGGCCGGCGAGACCATCCCGGTCACCAGCGGACGCTGCTCGGTGCGGTGCATCAGCGCGTCGATGTCCCGGTCGATGTACATGTTGAGCGCGTTGGCGCCCCCCGCCGAGAGGTAGCCGCCGACCATCGTGATCAGCACCCGCCACAGGTTGGGCACCCCATGGGCCGCCAGGAACATCACCGGGACGGTGGTGATGAGCAGCAGTTCGACGATGCGTGGCTTGGTCAGCGCCACGAACGCCTTGACACGGGCCCCGAACGGCCGGTGCCGAGGGCTCGTCCCGACGACCCCGGAGGGTCGGGATTC belongs to Streptantibioticus cattleyicolor NRRL 8057 = DSM 46488 and includes:
- a CDS encoding type I glutamate--ammonia ligase; amino-acid sequence: MDTGGARERARQHAHEQAARLAAEGVDAVALTWVDNAGITRVKGIPASRLPHVARHGVGMSPIFDVYTSDDAVAPSPHLGGPDGDLRLLPDLRRLTVLAAQPGWAWAPVDRYDQRGAVHPACQRGFARRMADRAAAEGIAVTMGFETEWLAAEPGPDDPVVPAGHGPAYGMTRVVHHSGYLREVFTALAAEHVEVLQIHPEYTPGQFEVSTAPADPVAAADDLVLVRETVRAVTVRHGLRASFAPVVVAGQVGNGCHLHVGLRATADGTDLLRDGTGRYGMTPTGEAFLAGVVDALPALLAVGAPSPVSGARLIPSHWAGAFQCWGLENREAALRFVAGPPDEPGSANAEVKCFDAAANPYLVTGAVIAAGLAGVAAGLTLPEPVAGDPVHHPGAVRLPGTLTEAADRLAAHPVLAEALGEVLLGAVLAVRRAEAAQFEGHSPEKIAAAVRWRY
- a CDS encoding heme o synthase, which produces MFVTAVESRPSGVVGTSPRHRPFGARVKAFVALTKPRIVELLLITTVPVMFLAAHGVPNLWRVLITMVGGYLSAGGANALNMYIDRDIDALMHRTEQRPLVTGMVSPAECLVFGITLSVVSTLMFGFLVNWLSAALSAAAILYYVFVYTLWLKRRTAQNIVWGGVAGCLQVFIGWSAVRNELAWAPFVLFLVLFFWTPPHYWPLSMKVKDDYERVGVPMLPVVAGNVVVGKQIVLYSWAMVAVSLALWWPVGATGWFYPVVATVLGAFWLKEAHALYGRAKAGVTGAGLKEMRLFHWSITYATLLFVAVAVDPFVR